From a single Streptomyces liliifuscus genomic region:
- the wblA gene encoding transcriptional regulator WblA: MGWVTDWSAQAACRTTDPDELFVQGAAQNRAKAVCTGCPVRTECLADALDNRVEFGVWGGMTERERRALLRRRPTVTSWRRLLETARTEYERGAGILPLDEEEVYENYAAVG, from the coding sequence ATGGGCTGGGTAACCGACTGGAGTGCGCAGGCGGCCTGCCGCACTACCGATCCGGATGAACTGTTCGTTCAAGGAGCAGCGCAGAACAGGGCCAAGGCGGTGTGCACCGGGTGTCCGGTACGCACGGAGTGCCTGGCCGACGCGCTGGACAACCGCGTCGAGTTCGGCGTGTGGGGAGGAATGACGGAGCGGGAGCGCCGCGCACTGTTGCGCAGGCGGCCCACCGTCACCTCTTGGCGCAGGCTGCTCGAAACCGCGCGTACCGAGTACGAGCGAGGGGCGGGCATCCTGCCTCTCGACGAGGAAGAGGTGTACGAGAACTACGCGGCGGTGGGCTGA
- a CDS encoding NUDIX hydrolase codes for MANGQWYPPEWPERIRALAEGTLTPVAPRRAATVMLLKDTDSTPVVHMLRRRASMAFAGGAYAYPGGGVDPRDDDRQIRWAGPTRAWWASRLGVDETTAQAIVCAAVRETYEEAGVLLAGPTEDTVVGDTTGEEWEADRAALVARDLSFAEFLERRGLVLRSDLLGAWTRWITPEFEPRRYDTWFFVAALPEGQRTRNASTEADRTVWIRPADARDGYDKGDLLMMPPTIATLRQLGAYATAAEALAAAPGRDMTPVLAQARLEGGELVLSWPGHDEFTKHIPTGGASA; via the coding sequence ATGGCGAATGGGCAGTGGTATCCCCCCGAGTGGCCCGAGAGAATCCGCGCGCTCGCGGAGGGCACGCTCACACCGGTCGCCCCCAGGCGGGCGGCCACCGTCATGCTGCTCAAGGACACCGACTCCACCCCCGTCGTGCACATGCTGCGCAGACGCGCCTCCATGGCCTTCGCCGGAGGCGCGTACGCGTATCCCGGCGGCGGTGTGGACCCCAGGGACGACGACCGGCAGATCCGCTGGGCGGGCCCCACGCGCGCGTGGTGGGCGTCCCGGCTCGGCGTCGACGAGACCACCGCCCAGGCGATCGTCTGCGCTGCGGTGCGCGAGACGTACGAGGAGGCGGGCGTCCTGCTCGCCGGGCCCACCGAGGACACCGTGGTCGGCGACACCACGGGCGAGGAGTGGGAGGCGGACCGCGCGGCCCTGGTCGCCCGTGACCTGTCCTTCGCGGAGTTCCTGGAGCGCCGGGGGCTCGTCCTGCGCTCCGACCTCCTCGGCGCCTGGACCCGCTGGATCACCCCGGAGTTCGAGCCCCGCCGCTACGACACCTGGTTCTTCGTGGCCGCGCTCCCGGAGGGCCAGCGCACCCGCAACGCCTCCACGGAGGCCGACCGCACCGTCTGGATCCGCCCCGCGGACGCGCGGGACGGCTACGACAAGGGCGACCTCCTGATGATGCCGCCCACCATCGCGACCCTGCGCCAGCTCGGCGCGTACGCCACCGCCGCCGAGGCCCTCGCCGCGGCACCGGGGCGCGACATGACGCCCGTCCTGGCCCAGGCCCGGCTGGAGGGCGGCGAGCTGGTCCTCAGCTGGCCGGGCCACGACGAGTTCACCAAGCACATCCCGACCGGTGGAGCCTCCGCATGA
- a CDS encoding transglycosylase domain-containing protein codes for MPKKRSGGGLSSTQQAAKFLGVSVLAGAVMAGIAVPAFGALGLAAKGSVEGFDEIPTNLKRPPLSQRTTILDNKGGQIATVYSRDRTVVDLKDISPYMQKAIVAIEDARFYEHGAVDLKGVLRALNKNAQSGGVSEGASTLTQQYVKNVFVEEAGDDATLVAQATQQTLGRKVRELKFAIQVEEELGKKKILENYLNITFFGQQAYGVEAAAQRYFSKSAKDLKLEEAALLAGIVQSPSRYDPVNDEEEAVKRRNTVLQRMADVHDISRAEADKAKKKPLGLKVSKPKNGCITAVKGAGFFCDYVREVFLNDPVFGKTQKARAKIWNQGGLTIRTTLDPQSQESAQASIKDHVYKSDDVATAATIVEPGTGKILAMGQSRPYGFGKNETQMNLSVDSNMGGGAGYQPGSTFKPIVAAAALEGGKPANQVYSSPYEMDYPSPVSACDGRTWNEKGVPVANENETEVGPYDMRDATAKSVNTYYIQLISDIGICPVTDMAGKMGVERADGKKMNQAPSIALGTQEMSPLTMASAYATFATRGTYCSPIAIESIRQTVGGQKKSLPVPKSTCSRAMSENTADTINTLLKGVVEDGTGSEAGLDSRASAGKTGTTDERYAAWFVGYTPNMAGAVWVGDPAHKRKMTNITIGGVPYEKVFGGKVPGPIWRDMMAGALEGKDAPQFNLVTIPPSNIGKEEDGRGDEDDGDQDGNNGDNGGNGGGNGDGNNGGNGNPQFPNPTISIPEEWTISGNDNGGGNGNGGNFP; via the coding sequence ATGCCAAAGAAGCGCTCGGGCGGGGGCCTGTCGTCAACACAGCAGGCCGCCAAGTTCCTCGGTGTCAGTGTGCTCGCGGGAGCCGTCATGGCCGGAATCGCCGTGCCGGCGTTCGGCGCGCTCGGTCTCGCGGCCAAGGGTTCGGTCGAGGGGTTCGACGAGATCCCGACCAATCTGAAGCGACCACCACTGAGCCAGCGCACGACAATCCTGGACAACAAGGGCGGCCAGATCGCCACGGTCTACTCACGTGACCGCACGGTGGTCGACCTCAAGGACATCTCGCCGTACATGCAGAAGGCGATCGTCGCGATCGAGGACGCGCGGTTCTACGAGCACGGCGCGGTCGACCTCAAGGGCGTCCTGCGGGCGCTCAACAAGAACGCGCAGAGCGGCGGCGTCTCCGAGGGCGCCTCCACGCTCACGCAGCAGTACGTGAAGAACGTCTTCGTGGAGGAGGCCGGCGACGACGCGACGCTGGTCGCCCAGGCCACCCAGCAGACCCTCGGCCGGAAGGTCCGCGAGCTGAAGTTCGCGATCCAGGTCGAGGAGGAGCTCGGCAAGAAGAAGATCCTCGAGAACTACCTGAACATCACGTTCTTCGGCCAGCAGGCGTACGGCGTCGAGGCCGCGGCCCAGCGTTACTTCTCCAAGTCCGCCAAGGACCTGAAGCTGGAGGAGGCCGCGCTGCTCGCCGGCATCGTCCAGTCGCCGAGCCGGTACGACCCGGTCAACGACGAGGAGGAGGCCGTCAAGCGGCGCAACACCGTGCTGCAGCGGATGGCCGACGTCCACGACATCTCCCGGGCGGAGGCCGACAAGGCCAAGAAGAAGCCGCTCGGCCTGAAGGTCAGCAAGCCCAAGAACGGCTGCATCACGGCGGTCAAGGGCGCGGGCTTCTTCTGTGACTACGTCCGCGAGGTCTTCCTGAACGACCCGGTCTTCGGCAAGACCCAGAAGGCCCGGGCCAAGATCTGGAACCAGGGCGGCCTGACGATCAGGACGACGCTCGACCCGCAGTCGCAGGAGTCGGCGCAGGCCTCGATCAAGGACCACGTCTACAAGAGCGACGACGTGGCGACCGCCGCCACCATCGTCGAGCCCGGCACCGGCAAGATCCTCGCGATGGGCCAGTCGCGTCCGTACGGCTTCGGCAAGAACGAGACGCAGATGAACCTGTCCGTGGACAGCAATATGGGCGGCGGCGCGGGCTACCAGCCCGGTTCGACGTTCAAGCCGATCGTGGCCGCGGCCGCTCTGGAGGGCGGCAAGCCGGCGAACCAGGTGTACTCGTCGCCGTACGAGATGGACTACCCGAGTCCGGTCTCGGCCTGTGACGGCAGGACCTGGAACGAGAAGGGCGTCCCGGTCGCCAACGAGAACGAGACCGAGGTCGGCCCGTACGACATGCGGGACGCGACGGCGAAGTCGGTCAACACGTACTACATCCAGCTGATCAGCGACATCGGCATCTGCCCGGTGACCGACATGGCGGGCAAGATGGGCGTCGAGCGCGCCGACGGCAAGAAGATGAACCAGGCGCCGTCGATCGCCCTGGGCACGCAGGAGATGTCCCCGCTGACGATGGCGAGCGCGTACGCGACCTTCGCCACGCGGGGCACGTACTGCTCGCCGATCGCCATCGAGTCGATCCGCCAGACCGTCGGCGGCCAGAAGAAGTCCCTGCCGGTGCCGAAGTCGACGTGCTCGCGCGCGATGTCGGAGAACACCGCCGACACGATCAACACGCTCCTCAAGGGCGTGGTCGAGGACGGTACGGGTTCGGAAGCGGGCCTCGACAGCCGGGCGAGCGCGGGCAAGACCGGTACGACGGACGAGCGTTACGCGGCCTGGTTCGTGGGCTACACACCGAACATGGCCGGTGCGGTCTGGGTCGGCGACCCGGCCCACAAGCGGAAAATGACCAACATCACCATCGGCGGTGTCCCGTACGAGAAGGTCTTCGGTGGCAAGGTCCCCGGACCGATCTGGCGCGACATGATGGCCGGTGCCCTGGAGGGCAAGGACGCGCCCCAGTTCAACCTCGTCACCATCCCGCCCAGCAA
- a CDS encoding ArsA-related P-loop ATPase: MSRLQVVSGKGGTGKTTVAAALALALATEGKRALLVEVEGRQGIAQLFEAQALPYEERKIAVAPGGGEVFALAIDPELALLDYLQMFYKLGSAGRALKKLGAIDFATTVAPGLRDVLLTGKACEAVRRKDKRGRFAYDYVVMDAPPTGRITRFLNVNDEVAGLAKIGPIHNQAQAVMRVLKSPETAVHMVTLLEEMPVQETADGIAELRAARLPVGRIIVNMVRPSILDETDLALTREAPRTAIAKSLSAAGLGGARRGGVAERLVDPLLTQADEYAERHALERDQRAVLQGLDLPLHELPLLAEGMDLGGLYELAKELRQQGIS; this comes from the coding sequence GTGAGCAGGCTCCAGGTCGTCAGCGGCAAGGGCGGTACCGGCAAGACCACGGTCGCCGCAGCACTCGCGCTCGCCCTAGCGACCGAGGGCAAACGTGCCCTTCTGGTCGAGGTCGAGGGCAGGCAGGGCATCGCGCAGCTATTCGAAGCGCAGGCACTGCCCTACGAGGAGCGGAAGATCGCCGTCGCTCCAGGTGGCGGGGAGGTGTTCGCTCTAGCCATCGACCCCGAACTGGCCCTTCTGGACTACCTCCAGATGTTCTACAAGCTCGGCAGCGCCGGACGCGCGCTGAAGAAACTCGGCGCCATCGACTTCGCGACCACCGTCGCGCCGGGCCTCAGGGACGTACTCCTGACGGGCAAGGCCTGCGAGGCCGTGCGCCGCAAGGACAAGCGCGGGCGCTTCGCGTACGACTACGTGGTGATGGACGCGCCGCCGACCGGCCGGATCACCCGCTTCCTGAACGTGAACGACGAGGTGGCGGGGCTCGCCAAGATCGGCCCGATACACAATCAGGCGCAGGCCGTCATGCGGGTGCTCAAGTCGCCCGAGACGGCCGTGCACATGGTGACGCTCCTGGAGGAGATGCCCGTCCAGGAGACCGCGGACGGCATCGCCGAGCTGCGCGCCGCGCGGCTGCCGGTGGGGCGGATCATCGTGAACATGGTGCGGCCCTCGATCCTCGACGAGACCGATCTGGCGCTCACCCGCGAGGCGCCGCGCACGGCGATCGCCAAGTCGCTGTCCGCCGCCGGACTCGGCGGCGCGCGTCGCGGCGGGGTCGCCGAGCGGCTGGTGGATCCGCTGCTGACCCAGGCCGACGAGTACGCCGAGCGGCACGCGTTGGAGCGCGACCAGCGGGCCGTGCTCCAGGGCCTGGACCTGCCGCTGCACGAACTCCCGCTGCTCGCCGAGGGAATGGACCTCGGGGGCCTGTACGAACTCGCCAAGGAACTGCGTCAGCAAGGGATCTCATGA
- a CDS encoding DUF4177 domain-containing protein: MTKWEYSTVPLLVHATKQILDTWGEDGWELVQVVPGPNNPEQLVAYLKREKAA; this comes from the coding sequence ATGACCAAGTGGGAATACTCAACCGTGCCGCTGCTCGTCCACGCCACGAAGCAGATTCTGGACACCTGGGGCGAGGACGGCTGGGAGCTCGTCCAGGTCGTGCCCGGGCCGAACAACCCCGAGCAGCTCGTCGCCTATCTGAAGCGCGAGAAGGCCGCATGA
- a CDS encoding MBL fold metallo-hydrolase, with protein MTDAAALPGQPRGGVLSGPATARAVNVLAPNASAMTLDGTNTWIVAEPDSELAVVIDPGPLDDVHLRNVVDTAEKAGKRVALTLLTHGHPDHAEGAARFAELTGTKVRALDPALRLGDEGLAAGNVVTTGGLELRVVSTPGHTADSLCFHLPADRAVLTGDTILGRGTTVVAHPDGRLGDYLDSLRRLRSLTVDDGVHTVLPGHGPVLEDAQGAVEFYLAHRAHRLAQVETAVEDGYTSPSQVVAHVYADVDRSLWPAAELSVLAQLDYLREHGLIGEA; from the coding sequence ATGACCGACGCCGCCGCCCTTCCCGGCCAGCCACGGGGCGGGGTGCTCTCCGGCCCCGCCACCGCGCGTGCCGTCAACGTCCTGGCGCCCAACGCGTCCGCGATGACCCTGGACGGCACGAACACCTGGATCGTCGCCGAGCCGGACTCCGAGCTGGCGGTGGTGATCGACCCGGGGCCCCTGGACGACGTACACCTTCGGAACGTCGTCGACACCGCCGAGAAGGCCGGCAAGCGGGTCGCGCTGACCCTGTTGACGCACGGGCACCCGGACCACGCGGAGGGCGCGGCGCGGTTCGCGGAACTGACCGGCACGAAGGTGCGGGCGCTCGACCCGGCGCTGCGGCTCGGTGACGAGGGCCTGGCGGCCGGGAACGTCGTCACCACGGGCGGCCTGGAACTGCGCGTCGTGTCCACGCCCGGCCACACCGCCGACTCGCTCTGCTTCCATCTGCCCGCCGACCGGGCCGTCCTGACCGGCGACACGATCCTGGGCCGGGGCACCACGGTCGTCGCGCACCCCGACGGGCGTCTGGGCGACTATCTGGACTCCCTGCGGCGCCTCAGGTCCCTGACGGTCGACGACGGCGTGCACACGGTCCTGCCGGGCCACGGGCCCGTCCTGGAGGACGCCCAGGGAGCCGTCGAGTTCTATCTCGCCCACCGCGCCCACCGCCTCGCCCAGGTCGAGACGGCGGTCGAGGACGGCTACACGAGCCCGTCCCAGGTCGTCGCCCACGTCTACGCCGACGTCGACCGCTCCCTGTGGCCAGCGGCGGAGCTGTCGGTGCTGGCGCAGCTGGACTATCTACGGGAGCACGGGCTCATCGGGGAGGCCTGA
- a CDS encoding ArsA family ATPase has product MSQDPARAHDTAHAHEHARPGAHGHDPARAIDAAAVLDVDPLIDDPKTRIVVCCGSGGVGKTTTAAALGLRAAERGRKVVVLTIDPARRLAQSMGIDALDNTPRRVKGVDDSADGELHAMMLDMKRTFDEIVEAHADRERAAAILNNPFYQSLSAGFAGTQEYMAMEKLGQLRAREEWDLIVVDTPPSRSALDFLDAPKRLGSFLDGKLIRLLTAPAKLGGRAGMKFLNVGMSMMTGTLGKLLGGQLLKDVQTFVAAMDTTFGGFRTRADATYKLLQAPGTAFLVVAAPERDALREAAYFVERLAAEDMPLAGLVLNRVHGSGAAQLSAERALAAAETLDLAAGPAEPSTDPAEPGTGPVEPGADPAAGENLDEARIVDQSGGKAGLRNSPDTYGSSESPATQTTVPEAPAPDAGSPAADRTTAEGAGTDDPDNRTVEQLTAGLLRLHAERMQLLSREQRTRDRFAARHPEVAVAEVAALPGDVHDLAGLRNIGERLAAGTSPAGAA; this is encoded by the coding sequence ATGAGCCAGGACCCGGCCCGCGCACACGACACGGCCCACGCGCACGAGCACGCCCGTCCGGGCGCGCACGGGCACGACCCCGCCCGCGCCATAGACGCCGCCGCCGTCCTGGACGTCGATCCGCTGATCGACGACCCGAAGACCCGCATCGTGGTCTGCTGCGGCTCGGGCGGCGTCGGCAAGACCACCACGGCGGCGGCTCTCGGGCTGCGTGCCGCCGAGCGCGGCCGCAAGGTGGTCGTCCTCACCATCGACCCGGCGCGCAGGCTCGCCCAGTCGATGGGCATCGACGCGCTGGACAACACCCCGCGCCGGGTGAAGGGCGTCGACGACTCCGCGGACGGCGAACTGCACGCGATGATGCTCGACATGAAGCGCACCTTCGACGAGATCGTCGAGGCGCACGCGGACCGCGAGCGGGCGGCCGCGATCCTCAACAACCCCTTCTACCAGTCGCTTTCGGCGGGCTTCGCGGGCACGCAGGAGTACATGGCGATGGAGAAGCTGGGCCAGCTGCGGGCCCGCGAGGAGTGGGACCTCATCGTCGTCGACACCCCGCCCTCGCGCTCGGCGCTCGACTTCCTGGACGCCCCGAAGCGGCTGGGGTCGTTCCTGGACGGCAAGTTGATCCGGCTGCTGACGGCTCCGGCGAAGCTGGGCGGCCGGGCCGGGATGAAGTTCCTGAACGTCGGGATGTCGATGATGACCGGCACCCTCGGCAAGCTGCTGGGCGGCCAGCTCCTCAAGGACGTCCAGACGTTCGTGGCCGCGATGGACACCACCTTCGGCGGGTTCCGCACCCGCGCGGACGCCACGTACAAGCTGCTCCAGGCACCCGGGACGGCGTTCCTGGTCGTCGCGGCCCCGGAGCGGGACGCGCTGCGCGAGGCGGCGTACTTCGTGGAGCGGCTGGCCGCCGAGGACATGCCGCTCGCCGGGCTCGTGCTGAACCGCGTCCACGGCAGCGGCGCGGCCCAGCTGTCCGCGGAGCGGGCACTGGCCGCGGCGGAGACCCTCGACCTCGCCGCGGGTCCGGCCGAGCCGAGTACCGATCCCGCCGAGCCGGGTACCGGTCCTGTCGAACCCGGTGCCGATCCGGCCGCCGGGGAAAATCTTGACGAGGCCCGCATTGTGGATCAGTCGGGCGGGAAAGCTGGACTTCGTAACTCTCCCGACACGTACGGCAGTTCAGAATCACCCGCTACCCAGACCACCGTCCCCGAGGCTCCCGCGCCCGACGCAGGCTCCCCCGCCGCGGACCGGACCACCGCCGAAGGAGCCGGGACGGACGACCCGGACAACCGCACCGTCGAACAACTCACGGCAGGCCTGTTGAGGCTGCACGCCGAGCGCATGCAGCTGCTCTCCCGCGAGCAGCGCACACGTGACCGCTTCGCCGCACGCCACCCCGAGGTGGCGGTGGCCGAAGTGGCCGCGCTGCCCGGCGATGTGCACGACCTCGCAGGGCTGCGGAACATCGGGGAGCGGCTCGCGGCCGGTACCTCGCCGGCCGGAGCTGCGTAG
- a CDS encoding RidA family protein, protein MSAVEAKLAELGLTLPDVVPPLAAYQPAVQSGVYVYTAGQLPMVDGKLPVTGKVGAEVTPEEAKELARTCALNALAAVKSVVGDLDRIARVVKVVGFVASASDFTGQPAVLNGASELLGEVLGEKGVHARSAVGVAVLPLDAPVEVEVLVELTQA, encoded by the coding sequence ATGAGCGCCGTCGAGGCGAAGCTGGCCGAGCTCGGACTGACCCTGCCGGACGTCGTTCCGCCGCTCGCCGCGTACCAGCCCGCGGTGCAGTCGGGTGTGTACGTGTACACGGCCGGCCAGCTCCCGATGGTGGACGGCAAGCTTCCGGTCACCGGCAAGGTGGGCGCGGAGGTCACTCCGGAGGAGGCCAAGGAGCTGGCCCGCACCTGTGCGCTGAACGCCCTCGCGGCGGTCAAGTCGGTCGTGGGTGACCTCGACCGCATCGCGCGCGTGGTGAAGGTCGTCGGCTTCGTCGCCTCGGCCTCCGACTTCACCGGCCAGCCCGCGGTGCTGAACGGCGCGAGCGAGCTGCTCGGCGAGGTCCTCGGCGAGAAGGGCGTGCACGCGCGCAGCGCGGTCGGCGTGGCCGTGCTCCCGCTGGACGCGCCCGTCGAGGTCGAGGTCCTGGTGGAGCTGACGCAGGCGTAG